The genomic DNA ataattcagcacTATTTGTATGAtcattcaagaataagaaaattatcaaaatactTTCTTGTACAATTTTGTATCTGAGATCTCAGATTGAGATTCTGAGGTTTCTGagctttaaaacttattttttttaatttttttaaatgtttatttatttttgagagagagagagagcacgaacaggagacaggcagagagacagggagacacagaatgggaagcaggctccaggctctgagccatcagcccagagccgaacgtggggctagaactcacggaccgtgagatcatgacccgagctgaagtcggacgcttaaccgactgagccacccaggcgcccctaaaacttatttttaaggtGAAACTTAATGTAGTCTACAAATAGAAAATGTAGAATAATTTTCTACTTACCTGCTATAGCAGtgaccaaagaaacaaaagggaaacaatccaaattggtaaaaatgattttatttttttagaagtagATAACAGTATCctaacagattatttttttaattttttttttttttgagagagtgaaagagcacaaatgggacACGGGccgagagacagagggagagaaacttaagcagactccacacccagcacggagccagatgtggggctagatctcttgaccctgagatcatgacctgagccgaaatcaagagacagatgcttgactgactaagccacccagacattccaaataaatgatttttaaattgccaAACCATCTCACTCTATGCTACTATTCCATCTGGCATTCAAATTACATAGAATTCCAGACATCAGTCAATGGATGCCTacatgaaaagcaagaaaaagaacttcCTATTGTTCAGTGCTGActagaataaaaaacaacaaaaaaacacctttatAATTTCTAGTGGAAGAGCCATATAGCGAAGCTGTAAACAGCCATTTGAACTTGTTTCTATCCAAGAGAGATAGCTAGATGTAAATTTACCCTGATGGATGTGTGCTATTTTTGAAGCATAAGCACAGAAAAACGTACTAACAAGTGATAGTCACTTTACTATTTACGTGGCACTTTTacataagttttttttatttcattcttaaactCATGACAATTGTGTTCTAGTTCCACTTTTCATGTGAGGAAACAAAGGCTCATAGAGGTGAAGTAACCTCACAGAGCTAACATCTCTGTTTAAACTCAGATCTAAATGATCCCAAGTAGGGTAGTACAAGCAGAAAAGTaggattataattaaaatggccTCAGAAAAGTGTTATGCATAGTTTCTAATAAAGTACTTCAATCAGTGATTCACTATGAGACTGTCATCCTCAGCCAAATACTAAATGTTAATTTCAATTTGTGAccaaaaatattaatagataACTCATTTCAACTAATTAAAGATAAAAGTAAGCACCAAGTcccagatattttacattttcaatcagaaaaatataaactattaatTAAGGGCAATGAAAGATGCTTTGAATGGCAAAGATATCTCTTAACATCTTACTGATCTTCAGCAATCTACTGTGACATAAGATCACATATTCTACATAAAATCTTTATTCGTTTATGTTCAAGTTTGGGCTGTTTCAAGTACTCAGAGTTCACTGTATTCCCATCATCTACCACTAACATTTACTAACCTCTTGATCCTCTCTCAGGGAGGATCTCTGAATTCTGATTGCTTGTCTTCCATCTCTGTGCTTTAGATTGCTACCTGCTTAGCAAGGAAGTGTGTTTCAAGGATGCCAAAGTAAACCAGAGCAAGCCATAGAAGAAATGCAATGTTAACTTGAACCCTAATAAACACTCTatccaaaaggataaaaaattattaaacagttCTTCCTCCCTTAATGAACACCAATAACTACCTCTTCCCCCCTTACTGTGGGTtcataaccaacaaagaaacaaaatacaggagtcaaagataaaaatacagcTAAAACCAGTTGCCAAAAAAGCTTCCTATTACTTCAAACATAAATTAAACTTACTTAGATCTGTAGCTTTCCAGTTCTTTTTCCCTCCTCAGGCCCCAGCCTGCTCAGATAAATCTACCATACACACAAGCAGAAAATGTACATCCTAAGAATTGGGAGCTccaaaaacagaaccaaaaggcACTGAGCAAAAACATACTCAATCCCTTCTAGCTTCACCTAATGCTTTCTTGGGAAGACAGCTCAGGAGatagaaaaaaggaggaaagctACTTCCAAAAGAGAACTTCCTACTTTACAAGTCATGGCAGAAACACAGGAAGCAGAAAATGTTTCCCCCTTCAAACATAATCTCCACAAATACACAACAGATTCTtcagagtgtttttattttttttcaacgttttttttttttttttttttttttttttttttggggacagagagagacagagcttgaatgggggaggggcagagagagagggagacacagaatcggaaacaggctccaggctccgagccatcagcccagagcctgacgcagggctcgaactcggaccgtgagatcgtgacctggctgaagtcggacgcttaaccgactgcgccacccaggcgccccacttcagaatgtttttaaaactctcaaacAGCAACACCTCACAAACAGACATATTACACAGTGCCTGTTTCACTTCCTATactagagagaggaggagggactgATGAAGAGATAGTAGACTAGTCTGATTTGAGAAGACTGAGCTAAAAGGTAGAAAATCAAGTCTTCAAACTACCAAAGTAGTCctcataaaaaaatcaatattctcTGTAGTCTTTGTAGGCGTTATGGTAAATTTAGTAAAACTTTGTAAAACTACACAGTAGACAAAAGGGTACTTCaccattttatcttccttttcaaaattctctccCTTACCTAGCCTCCTCTCTCACCCTTACAGCCATCAAAGACCCTCCACCTTGCCTTCAATGTGCCTAAGGTCCACTTTTCTTCTTGGTCTGACCTCTAAACTTCCATTCCCTTCAGCCCAACTAAATATGAATCAGATTATGTGATTAAAGTATTTCATACTAATGGGTAAATGTGCTTTAATCCACGGGGTTCAATCCTACAAATATCACCAAGCTCTACAATGTATAATGCACTGTGTTTTGTCAAAGTACCTATTCTTACAAGAAAAACTAGTTAAATCAGTTTTTTAATGTACAACGTAAAGAAGAGGAACATGAATGCCTGCTTCACATCACACTCTCCCCATCCCATTTCTATCACTATGCACCTTCTCCTCACCCCATCTGCCAGGAACAGAATCCAAGGAACCAATACTGCTTCCAGTAAGTGTCAATGACTGAGAAGACAATGTGAGATGGCAGAGCAACcaataaacattcaaaaccaTAGATGAGTTACAGAGGGTCCTCTGAATTTAACTTCACATATTAATTACAAGTACAATAAAGGGCCTCTCAATAAACCAATTTCCTTACAAGATACCTATAAATCAGCTTTGCTCAGAGTGTGAGTCATtacatgatactttacatggaaaacccgaaagactccaccaaaaagcagctagaactgatacatgaattcagcaaagtcacaggatatgaaatcaacgTACAGGATTATATCAATGTataaaattggttgcatttctatacaccaataatgaagcgacaaaaagagaaatcaagaaatcggccccatttacaattgcaccaagaaccataaaatacctaggaataaacctaatcaaagatgtaaaaagatctgtatgctgaaaactatagaaaacttatgaaagacacttatgaaaactatagaaaacttatgaaagacacaaagaaaaggaaaaacattccatgctcatggactggaagaacaaatattgttaaaatgtcaacactacccaaagcaatctacacattcaatgcaatcccaatcaaaattgcaccagcattcttctcagagctagaacaaacaatcctaaaatttgtatggaaccacagaagaccctgaatagccaaagtaatgttgaaaaagaaaaccaaagcaggaggcatcaccatcccagactttagcctgtactaccaagctgtaatcatcaagacactatggtactggcacaaaaacagacatataaaacaatgaatagaatacagaacccagaactggacccacaaatgtatggccaactaatctctgacaaagaaggaaaaaatatccaaatggaaaaaagacagtctctctcatacagaagaatgaaactggaccactctcttacaccatatacaaaaataaactcaaaatggatgaaagacctaaatgtgagacaagaaaccatcaaaaccctagaggagaaaacaggcaacaacctctttgaccttagccacagcaactttttactcgacacatctctgaaggcaagggaaataaaagcaaaaatgaactattgggacctcgccaagataaaaaaacttctgcagagcaaaggaaacaatcaacaaaactaaaaggcaactgacagaatgggagaagatatttgccaatgacatatcaaataaagggttagtatccaaagtataaAAAACTTAACAAAGTCAACgcctgaaaaacaatccagtatagaaatgggcagaaaacatgaatagacatttttccaaagaagacatccagatggctaacagaaacaggaaaagatgctcaccatcactcatcatcagggacatacatatcaaaaccacactgagataccacctcacaccggccAGAGTGGTTAAATAACAattcaggaaactacagatgttgacgaggatgcagagaaacgggaaccctcttgcactactggtgggaatgcaaactggtgcagctgctctgaaaaagtgtggaggttcctcaaaaaattaaagatagaattcCCCTACGACCCAGaagtagcactactaggaatttatccaaaggatacaggagtgctgattcacatgggcacatgtactccaatgtttatagtagtgctgACAACAGCtgaattacggaaagagcccaaatgtccatcaactgatgaataaagaagatgtggtttatatatacaatggaatactagctggcaatgagaaagaatgaaatcttgccatttgcaacaacgtggatggaactggagggtattaatgctaagtgaaataagtcagtcagcgaagacagatatcgtatgttttcactcatatgtagaattggggaaacttaacagaagaccatgggggaagggaaggtaaaaaaaatagtttcaaatagaAAGGGAGGCAAAGCCTAAGAgagttttaaatacagagaaaaaacggagggttgatgggggggaggggggaaaatgggtgatgggcattgaggaaggcacttgttgggacgagcacagggtgttgtatgtaagcgatgaatcacgggaatctactccccaaGCCAacagcacactgtatacactgtatgtgagctaactggacaataaattatatttaaaaagaaaaaagaaccctgaGTCATTAAACCATAAATACTGAGAAGTTTCTTCTTCAGTTGTTTCCatagttaaaatgttaataaataccAGTTCCATTTGCCCTACTGTACTTAAAAGTTATTAAGTTTGGCTATTAAACTTACCTGTTTTCAATTAGACCTgacattttccccaaatcttcGTAGGTCTGAAATTCCAAACTAATTGGGATACttgctttaaatcttttttatttttcagttgtaaaattTACTCATTCTGACCTATAACAGAGGTCCCAAACTGGAAAGCAGGCTACAACTACTGACAGGTTTGGGTTCaagcaaaaatcaaaagataCTGTGTTCTATTAAGAAGGCTGAAAACTGGGCCTATATTCATGTATGGCACTAAACAAGTGGACCTGAGAACTAGATTCCCTCTAAGATGAAGCATAAACCCTCTAGTGCAGTTACTTTCATCTGCCTGGTACCTGAAGGCGTAGGAGTTTGCTATTCATAATGTACTCCTATGAAAGGTGCATATTTTCCAGATCACTCTCACACTTTACCAAGtcacctaaatgtaaaaaaaaccacaaagcagATCTTGCTGGCTTGCAATTTAAtagttaataacaaaaaaaattttggctcaggtcacgatcgcacagtttgtgagtttagccccacatccagttctgtgctgacagctcagagcctggagactgcttcagattctgtgtctccctctccctctgcccctcccctgctctcactcgagctctctctctctcctctcaaaaataaacatttaaaaaaatattttaaaatattttttcattaggctttaaaaaaagtgtaagaaagaaaatattctgacTGGTGGAAGGGTGACATAGAAGTAAAAAGCCCATCTGAAAGCTTTTTTGGGAGAAAAAAGGTGAAAGAGCTCAAAAACATTGTTGAGTTACTGAAAGCTTTCCTGATTGAACACTATGTTAATTCCATGGTTTATTACCACACTCCACACTTCAGAATCCCCCTTACTTCCTCTTTATGTATAACAATAGCAGATAGATCATAAACTCTGAGAAATGTTAGGgaaatttataaaacactttacaCCTTCAAAAGTAATTCTCACACTCTTTTAAACAGTCTTAACAACCATCAAGTCCTTTCCCAAGTATTTTCTACCGCTTTTCAATTTACATTCAAATGACAACTGCAGTCCTCATTTTCAAGGCTTGGACTTCAGTCCTGGATGGGCTCTCTAGCACAGAAACTTTTTTTGGCCCTTATGGTTGCATTCCTCATTAGACTTCTTATTCCAATCTCTATGGTCTATTTCATTCAAAATTTATCCCTAATTCCCTCTCTAAAAGGCCTTGATCAAAGCCTTGTGCgcgtggggagtgggggtgggggtgcctaaCCAAATAAAACCAATATACTGCGCTGTTTCATTGagattcatttaaattaaaagcatGACGACtctaaaagaccaaaaaaagttaaataatcttCATATGCTAAGTGCACAAAAAGCCAAGCAAGTGACGCTCTATCTTTAGCAAGTGTGGACTAGCGACTTTTTAACATGGACTCTAAGTACTGACAACTACTGTACCAAATCCACGGGCTCTAGGGATGATCACACTACCCCCACACTAACAAATTACCAAATTATGTCTCGTGTCCCAGCACCCCATTAAGGAGGAAAAAGGGTGTTACGGGACTTGcatctgaagaaggaaaaaataggcaGCTTTTCTGTGTAGGTTTTGGGAAAACAAAGCTTCACCATACGTGATACTGTTACAGCAGAAAACCACGCAGCACATTTTTGGAGTCTCACTCCTCTTCACCCAAAGGGAGACTGCCTTGCCACTCTATCCTCTATTGTGATGCGCCCTCCTAAGGATGTCGCTGCGTTAGCCCAGTGGTGACAGAAAAAGGGGCGGGGCACGGGGTTACTCTgcccagggaaggagggatgaggGTATCGCCTTCATCCCTTGGGGAAGGGCCTCGGGACTCCCAACCCAAAAACAGCACCGCCGAAAATCCAAatcccttccttgcctctccgAATCAGGGGCCAGCTGCCGGAGCCCAGAACCCCACCCACGGTCTCCCAGCAGGGTCTGAGACACCCAGACCACCGCCACGGCAGCCCGGCGCTCAAGCCCAGATTCGCCCTCCGCCCCCTTCCTCTTtcgcccagcccagcccagcctccggCGCCGCCCCCACCGAGTTCCCCAGGTGAGTCCAGTCACCCTCGAACCTGCAGTCCCTCTTGAGTGTCCAGGGAGGACCTAGGCGAAGGCGGGGGGCCAGCGACACCTCCGCTTCCTCCTCAACTGGGTCCCTCTGGAGGTGTCTGTGGCAGCGGCCACTCAGGCGGCTGCGGCCAGCAGAGCCGCGGGGGCAGGTTACAGGCCGGCTCCTAAGCCTCTTCTCGCGAGAGCCTGGAGTCCGAAGAGGCGAGGCTAGCGGTGTTCTCGCGAGGATGGCGGCTCAGCGCCCGGGAGTGGGCGGGGCGCCGAGGGTGAGGGTGAAAGAGGGAGCGGCCGCTTGCGGTGGGCGTTCTGCCTAGGGGCTGGGGTGGCGGAGTGCTGGGCGCCGGCCCTCACAGACGTCAGACCCGGATCCTCGGCGATCCTCGTGTCTGAGAGGCCCAAACCTCTGAATCCCACGTTTTTCCTTCGACTTCCTGTTACCGTTAGAAAAAAACGGACAGCGTCTCCTGCCCAGAGTTAGAGAAATAGCTCTGGGACCCCGAGTGCTCTAAGACGTTTCCCTTAATTGAGCAAACTCCGAAATGGCCTTAGCGAGCTCACCTGGCGGCTATTCACCCACCTGGGTTCACGAAAGGCGGTCGTCGTGAGGCCCACCCTCTATGCCTCGGTATCTGcagctgtttgtttttaaaagctggCTTGGCGGGAACCGGGTGCCAGCTGAAACTCCTCCTTCACTTGAGCCGCCTATCACACGTCGGGAGGAACCTGGGTCGCTTGTTGCTCCTGTGGCCAGAAGGTCGCCAGTTAATAAGAGTTTCAGTCATCCAACTTCTCTGagcctaccatgtgccaaacGGTGGACGATCCTCACGGGGTTTGGGGGGAGGAGTGACTAAAAGACGCGGTCTCGGCGCTGGAAGCTCAGACCGCGGGGGCAAGACCCGCCCGATAAATGGAAACCCACTGTGCTGTGTTAAAAGCCCGGTTGCTCGCAATGAGCTACGGGAGCAGCAGACAGAGAGTAACCGGCTCTGCCTGGCATGTTGAGGAAGCCTCCACCAGGGAGAGACATTTGAGCTgaatcttgaaggatgagtaCGAGTTCTTCCCCGGTTTTGAGAAGAGTGGGAGGGGCGTTGCAAGCagagaaagcaaagaggaagaggacCTGGTTTGTGTAATTTGGAATGAAAACGGATCTTGCGGAAAGAACTTTGTTGAAAAACTTGTAATCATTGTTTAGTTCGGAAGAGAAAAAACTCCCAGCCCCCATGCGTGATAACCAAAGTGTTGTCCAAACCAAGGTTTATGCTGAGGAGATGAATTGTGCTGCACGGTACCGGAAAGTGAATATCCTCTTCCTCATCTAGGTACACTCACACATCAGAGACCTAAAGGGAAACAGGTTATTGTCCTAGTGTGCCCAGTTGTTACTGCCAACATTCTGTTAAATTGGAAATTCCCAGTACTCTTTGAGGACTGCTAAGTAGAGCGATTTAACAAATGTTGCAATACAGGGAATCTCATGGAGAAACTTCAGAAACATCCTCAGgcaacaacacaacaaaaacctCACCAATCTTGATTTATTATCAAAAtgttcgggggcgcctgggtggctcagacggttaagcggccgacaggctcaggtcgtgatctcgcggtccgtgagttcgagccccgcttggggctctgtgctgatggctcagagcctggagcctgcttctgtttctgtgtgtgtctctctctctacccctcccccgtccacgctctgtctctgcctttcaaaaatgaataaatggtaaaaaaaaaaaaattgtttttaaatgttctgctGTAAGTTAAGATCAAGGGAGGTGATTCTGTAGTCCATGTTAGGTTTAGAGAGGTCTGTCAAACAGGAATCCTTTCCCTGTATCAAAATAGAAGCTATAATTTCCTACAGAAAGTCTCTGATATTCCATAGAGTTTCCACCAATCTTCCTTCAaaaaacatcttcatttttaatatatatatttatatatacaatagtgTCATTTGGCTCACTCTATCCTCCCTACAAATAAGCCCAATACttaataggaaaacaaacaaaaagtagttCTAACCCTGCTGTGGGCCAATCAGGTGTCCTCCTTGGCATAATTCACAAGTTCTAGTCCAAGTTCTAGAAATTCTCCAGGAAACATTGGAGGAATTATGTCAGCAAAGATTTTAGATAAAATATGGAAACTTTGTTCCATACTGGAATCAGGCCAAAACATTTTACCTTACTTTGAGGGACCCATAGTCCATCTTATTCTGTTAttccaaggaaggaaggagggagggagggagggagaagcaagGAAGTCTGAAAATCTAATAAAACTATCAccatcatttacttaaaaaaattaacctatcAAATATTAATTTGGGGAGCATTGGTAGCATCTATATGTCTAGTAGGTAACGCCATTGATTCAAATCATCACAAACGGCCTACACCATCATTTGTAAATGCTAGCTGACTAACCCCTAATGTAAATCTTCTACAATATCAATCACAATACGCACCAAAAAGATCAATACAAATAAAGAGTTTTATACAGAAGCAACGAATAAGTTCCTTTGGTTGTATTGTTGCACCTCCTAATATGGTAAGACAAGATTGTTTCACAGCAGAGGATAAGATagcgcctggagggctcagtcggttaagcatctaactcttgatttcagctcacatcatgattcgtggttagtgagttctagcccccccaacccccccacctcccccccccccccatcagcatggagcctgcttgggagtctttcttTCCCAGggtcactctgcccctcctccattcgcACAGTCTccaataagtaaacttaaaaaaaaaaaaaaaaaaagacttctagtTAAATACTTGCTCAGCAAATTAATAAGCCACAGAACCAGAATCCTGTTTAACTTTAAAGCCTGGGATTTCTTGTTACTAGAAGGTTTGAGCACTGTCACCTAACAGCAGGAACAGGAAAATCACACTAACACCAAAAGAACTCTATTCAGCAAACATATTTATAGATTAAGACCCTGTATAAGAATACTAGGGGAAGTACAGGCCTTGTGAATATACAGGTTCTAGGATGGGAAAAGATAAGATTCAGTaagcagaaagggagaggctaAGGCTTGAAGGTCCTGGGTggggaaaacacatattttaaaacaatgctgggGAGCGTCTGACCACTAGCAAACACCTGAGGGCgcaaggttcctcttaagaatgtaacaaacACCACCTACCCgcccccctcaggtttccctcaggaatttgacaaaagacctaactaaaaataagtagtagaccATAAAAGATATGACCCAAAAGGAACAGTTTGGCCGTAGAACACCCCCATACAACGGAAACGAGCCAATCAAAAAGGAATGACTAGGCATTTAGAGTTATCTAGCCAATAAGGGTGAAACCTGAGAAGGGacaagggggaaggagaggggctgaTCAAAACCTTATAGAACAGAGTTTTATAAGTTTGCCTACAGTTTCTggcattcacttttttttttttaatatatgaaatttattgtcaaattggtttccatacatggcattcacttttgaatgaaGAGAGCATTCAtacaattctttctttctgatcttatgctctaataaacttttgcctgctgctcgtTTTATTTTGTGTCCACGCCTTCATCCTTCAATGCAGCGAGACAATGAATCCCAGgtattgaggttaaaaaaaaaaaaaaaacctcgcAAAACATTTCTACTGACTTAAATGAGATGTGTAAgtaacaaataaaaggaaagcaagCCGGGTGGTAAGGAGATAATGTGCTGTAAGAAATCAGAGATAGGAAAGATTACTTCTGAttgaagagatgaagaaagtgCAGGAAAGGGGGAAGATGGATGTTTGATTTGGGGCCTTGAA from Panthera tigris isolate Pti1 chromosome D1, P.tigris_Pti1_mat1.1, whole genome shotgun sequence includes the following:
- the LOC102964044 gene encoding atherin-like; translated protein: MRVSPSSLGEGPRDSQPKNSTAENPNPFLASPNQGPAAGAQNPTHGLPAGSETPRPPPRQPGAQAQIRPPPPSSFAQPSPASGAAPTEFPRKKRTASPAQS